The Phocoena phocoena chromosome 21, mPhoPho1.1, whole genome shotgun sequence genome includes a region encoding these proteins:
- the THAP1 gene encoding THAP domain-containing protein 1 → MVQSCSAYGCKNRYDKDKPVSFHKFPLTRPSLCKKWEAAVRRKNFKPTKYSSICSEHFTPDCFKRECNNKLLKEDAVPTIFLCTEPHDKKEDLPEPQEQLPRPPSTPPVSQVDAAIGLLMPPLQTPDNLSVFCDHNYTVEDTMHQRKRIHQLEQQVEKLRKKLKTAQQRCRRQERQLEKLKEVVHFQKEKDDVSERGYVILPNDYFEIVEVPA, encoded by the exons ATGGTGCAGTCCTGTTCCGCCTACGGCTGCAAGAACCGATACGACAAGGATAAGCCCGTTTCTTTCCACAA GTTTCCTCTTACTCGACCCAGTCTTTGTAAAAAATGGGAGGCAGCTGTCAGAAGGAAAAACTTTAAGCCCACCAAGTACAGCAGCATTTGCTCAGAACACTTTACTCCGGACTGCTTTAAGAGGGAGTGCAACAACAAGTTACTGAAAGAGGATGCTGTCCCCACAATATTTCTTTGTACTGAACCACATGACAAG AAGGAAGATCTTCCAGAGCCCCAAGAACAGCTTCCCCGACCTCCTTCAACACCCCCGGTTTCCCAGGTTGATGCTGCTATCGGGTTACTCATGCCTCCTCTTCAGACCCCTGATAACCTCTCCGTTTTCTGTGACCACAACTACACTGTGGAGGACACCATGCACCAGAGGAAGAGGATTCACCAGCTCGAACAGCAAGTAGAGAAGCTCAGAAAGAAGCTCAAGACCGCACAGCAGCGGTGCAGAAGACAGGAGCGGCAGCTGGAGAAGCTAAAGGAGGTCGTGCActtccagaaggagaaagacgACGTCTCCGAGAGGGGTTATGTGATTCTACCAAATGACTATTTTGAAATAGTTGAAGTCCCAGCATGA